From a region of the Pan paniscus chromosome 19, NHGRI_mPanPan1-v2.0_pri, whole genome shotgun sequence genome:
- the PER1 gene encoding period circadian protein homolog 1 isoform X3 has translation MSGPLEGADGGGDPRPGESFCPGGVPSPGPPQHRPCPGPSLADDTDANSNGSSGNESNGHESRGASQRSSHSSSSGNGKDSALLETTESSKSTNSQSPSPPSSSIAYSLLSASSEQDNPSTSGCSSEQSARARTQKELMTALRELKLRLPPERRGKGRSGTLATLQYALACVKQVQANQEYYQQWSLEEGEPCSMDMSTYTLEELEHITSEYTLQNQDTFSVAVSFLTGRIVYISEQAAVLLRCKRDVFRGTRFSELLAPQDVGVFYGSTAPSRLPTWGTGASAGSGLRDFTQEKSVFCRIRGGPDRDPGPRYQPFRLTPYVTKIRVSDGAPAQPCCLLIAERIHSGYEAPRIPPDKRIFTTRHTPSCLFQDVDERAAPLLGYLPQDLLGAPVLLFLHPEDRPLMLAIHKKILQLAGQPFDHSPIRFCARNGEYVTMDTSWAGFVHPWSRKVAFVLGRHKVRTAPLNEDVFTPPAPSPAPSLDTDIQELSEQIHRLLLQPVHSPSPTGLCGVGPVTSPGPLHSPGSSSDSNGGDAEGPGPPAPVTFQQICKDVHLVKHQGQQLFIESRARPQSRPRLPATGTFKAKALPCQSPDPELEAGSAPVQAPLALVPEEAERKEASSCSYQQINCLDSILRYLESCNLPSTTKRKCASSSSYTTSSASDDDRQRTGPVSVGTKKDIIMMEDLPGLAPGPAPSPAPSPTVAPDPAPDAYRPVGLTKAVLSLHTQKEEQAFLSRFRDLGRLRGLDSSSTAPSALGERGCHHGPAPPSRRHHCRSKAKRSRHHQNPRAEAPCYVSHPSPVPPSTPWPTPPATTPFPAVVQPYPLPVFSPRGGPQPLPPAPTSVPPAAFPAPLVTPMVALVLPNYLFPTPSSYPYGALQTPAEGPPTPASHSPSPSLPALPPSPPHRPDSPLFNSRCSSPLQLNLLQLEELPRAEGAAVAGGPGSSAGPPPPSAEAAEPEARLAEVTESSNQDALSGSSDLLELLLQEDSRSGTGSAASGSLGSGLGSGSGSGSHEGGSTSASITRSSQSSHTSKYFGSIDSSEAEAGAARGGAEPGDQVIKYVLQDPIWLLMANADQRVMMTYQVPSRDMTSVLKQDRERLRAMQKQQPRFSEDQRRELGAVHSWVRKGQLPRALDVMACVDCGSSTQDPGHPDDPLFSELDGLGLEPMEEGGGEQGSSGGGSGEGEGCEEAQGGAKASSSQDLAMEEEEEGRSSSSPALPTAGNCTS, from the exons ATGAGTGGCCCCCTAGAAGGGGCTGATGGGGGAGGAGACCCCAGGCCTGGGGAATCATTTTGTCCTGGGGGCGTCCCATCCCCTGGGCCCCCACAGCACCGGCCTTGCCCAGGCCCCAGCCTGGCCGATGACACCGATGCCAACAGCAATGGTTCAAGCGGCAATGAGTCCAACGGGCATGAGTCTAGAGGCGCATCTCAGCGGAGCTCACACAGCTCCTCCTCAGGCAACGGCAAGGACTCAGCCCTGCTGGAGACCACTGAGAGCAGCAAGAG CACAAACTCTCAGAGCCCATCCCCACCCAGCAGTTCCATTGCCTACAGCCTCCTGAGTGCCAGCTCAGAGCAGGACAACCCGTCCACCAGTGGCTGCAG CAGTGAACAGTCAGCCCGGGCAAGGACTCAGAAGGAACTCATGACAGCACTTCGAGAGCTCAAGCTTCGACTGCCGCCAGAGCGCCGGGGCAAGGGCCGCTCTGGGACCCTGGCCACGCTGCAGTACGCACTGGCCTGTGTCAAGCAGGTGCAGG CCAACCAGGAATACTACCAGCAGTGGAGCCTGGAGGAGGGCGAGCCTTGCTCCATGGACATGTCCACCTATACCCTGGAGGAGCTGGAGCACATCACGTCTGAGTACACACTTCAGAACCAG GATACCTTCTCAGTGGCTGTCTCCTTCCTGACGGGCCGAATCGTCTACATTTCGGAGCAGGCAGCTGTCCTGCTGCGTTGCAAGCGGGACGTGTTCCGGGGTACCCGCTTCTCTGAGCTCCTGGCTCCCCAGGATGTGGGAGTCTTCTATGGTTCCACTGCTCCATCTCGCCTGCCCACCTGGGGCACAGGGGCCTCAGCAG gtTCAGGCCTCAGGGACTTTACCCAGGAGAAGTCCGTCTTCTGCCGTATCAG AGGAGGTCCTGACCGGGATCCAGGGCCTCGGTACCAGCCATTCCGCCTAACCCCGTATGTGACCAAGATCCGGGTCTCAGATGGGGCCCCTGCACAGCCGTGCTGCCTGCTGATTGCAGAGCGCATCCATTCGGGTTACGAAG CTCCCCGGATACCCCCTGACAAGAGGATTTTCACTACACGGCACACACCCAGCTGCCTCTTCCAGGATGTGGATGAAAG GGCTGCCCCCCTGCTGGGCTACCTGCCCCAGGACCTCCTGGGGGCCCCAGTGCTCCTGTTCCTGCATCCTGAGGACCGACCCCTCATGCTGGCTATCCACAAGAAGA TCCTGCAGTTGGCGGGCCAGCCCTTTGACCACTCCCCTATCCGCTTCTGTGCCCGCAACGGGGAGTATGTCACCATGGACACCAGCTGGGCTGGCTTTGTGCACCCCTGGAGCCGCAAGGTAGCCTTCGTGTTGGGCCGCCACAAAGTACGCAC GGCCCCCCTGAATGAGGACGTGTTCACTCCCCCGGCCCCCAGCCCAGCTCCCTCCCTGGACACTGATATCCAGGAGCTATCAGAGCAGATCCACCGGCTGCTGCTGCAG CCCGtccacagccccagccccacagGACTCTGTGGAGTCGGCCCTGTGACATCCCCAGGCCCTCTCCACAGCCCTGGGTCCTCCAGTGATAGCAACGGGGGTGATGCAGAGGGGCCTGGGCCTCCTGCGCCA GTGACTTTCCAGCAGATCTGTAAGGATGTGCATCTGGTGAAGCACCAGGGCCAGCAGCTTTTTATTGAGTCTCGGGCCCGGCCTCAGTCCCGGCCCCGCCTCCCTG CTACAGGCACGTTCAAGGCCAAGGCCCTTCCCTGCCAATCCCCAGACCCAGAGCTGGAGGCGGGTTCTGCTCCCGTCCAGGCCCCACTAGCCTTGGTCCCTGAGGAGGCCGAGAGGAAAGAAGCCTCCAGCTGCTCCTACCAACAGATCAACTGCCTGGACAGCATCCTCAG GTACCTGGAGAGCTGCAACCTCCCCAGCACCACTAAGCGTAAatgtgcctcctcctcctcctatacCACCTCCTCAGCCTCTGACGACGACAGGCAGAGGACAGGTCCAGTCTCTGTGGGGACCAAGAAAG ACATCATCATGATGGAGGACctgcctggcctagccccaggcccagcccccagcccagcccccagccccacagTAGCCCCTGACCCAGCCCCAGATGCCTACCGTCCAGTGGGGCTGACCAAGGCCGTGCTGTCCCTGCACACACAGAAGGAAGAGCAAGCCTTCCTCAGCCGCTTCCGAGACCTGGGCAGGCTGCGTGGACTCGACAGCTCTTCCACAGCTCCCTCAGCCCTTGGCGAGCGAG GCTGCCACCACGGCCCCGCACCCCCAAGCCGCCGACACCACTGCCGATCCAAAGCCAAGCGCTCACGCCACCACCAGAACCCTCGGGCTGAAGCGCCCTGCTATGTCTCACACCCCTCACCCGTGCCACCCTCCACCCCCTGGCCCACCCCACCAGCCACTACCCCCTTCCCAGCGGTTGTCCAGCCCTACCCTCTCCCAGTGTTCTCTCCTCGAGGAGGCCCCCAGCCTCTTCCCCCTGCTCCCACATCTGTGCCCCCAGCTGCTTTCCCCGCCCCTTTGGTGACCCCAATGGTGGCCTTGGTGCTCCCTAACTATCTGTTCCCAACCCCATCCAGCTATCCTTATGGGGCACTCCAGACCCCTGCTGAAGGGCCTCCCACTCCTGCCTCGCACTCCCCTTCTCCATCCTTGCCCGCCCTCCCCCCTAGTCCTCCTCACCGCCCGGACTCTCCACTGTTCAACTCGAGATGCAGCTCTCCACTCCAGCTCAATCTGCTGCAACTGGAGGAGCTCCCCCGTGCTGAGGGGGCTGCTGTTGCAGGAGGCCCTGGGAGCAGTGCCGGGCCCCCACCTCCCAGTGCGGAGGCTGCTGAGCCAGAGGCCAGACTG gcGGAGGTCACTGAGTCCTCCAATCAGGACGCACTTTCCGGCTCCAGTGACCTGCTCGAACTTCTGCTGCAAGAGGACTCGCGCTCCGGCACAGGCTCCGCAGCCTCGGGCTCCTTGGGCTCTGGCTTGGGCTCTGGGTCTGGTTCAGGCTCCCATGAGGGGGGCAGCACCTCAGCCAGCATCACTC GCAGCAGCCAGAGCAGCCACACAAGCAAATACTTTGGCAGCATCGACTCTTccgaggctgaggctggggctgctCGGGGCGGGGCTGAGCCCGGGGATCAGGTGATTAAGTACGTGCTCCAGGATCCCATTTGGCTGCTCATGGCCAATGCTGACCAGCGCGTCATGATGACCTACCAGGTGCCCTCCAG GGACATGACCTCTGTGCTGAAGCAGGATCGGGAGCGGCTCCGAGCCATGCAGAAGCAGCAGCCTCGGTTTTCTGAGGATCAGCGGCGGGAACTGGGCGCTGTGCACTCCTGGGTCCGGAAGGGCCAACTGCCTCGGGCTCTTGATGTGATG GCCTGTGTGGACTGTGGGAGCAGCACCCAAGATCCTGGTCACCCTGATGACCCACTCTTCTCAGAGCTGGATGGACTGGGGCTGGAGCCCATGGAAGAGGGTGGAGGCGAGCAGGGCAGCAGCGGTGGCGGCAGTGGTGAGGGAGAGGGCTGCGAGGAGGCCCAAGGCGGGGCCAAGGCTTCAAGCTCTCAGGACTTGgccatggaggaggaggaagaaggcagGAGCTCATCCAGTCCAGCCTTACCTACAGCAGGAAACTGCACCAGCTAG
- the PER1 gene encoding period circadian protein homolog 1 isoform X1, with the protein MSGPLEGADGGGDPRPGESFCPGGVPSPGPPQHRPCPGPSLADDTDANSNGSSGNESNGHESRGASQRSSHSSSSGNGKDSALLETTESSKSTNSQSPSPPSSSIAYSLLSASSEQDNPSTSGCSSEQSARARTQKELMTALRELKLRLPPERRGKGRSGTLATLQYALACVKQVQANQEYYQQWSLEEGEPCSMDMSTYTLEELEHITSEYTLQNQDTFSVAVSFLTGRIVYISEQAAVLLRCKRDVFRGTRFSELLAPQDVGVFYGSTAPSRLPTWGTGASAGSGLRDFTQEKSVFCRIRGGPDRDPGPRYQPFRLTPYVTKIRVSDGAPAQPCCLLIAERIHSGYEAPRIPPDKRIFTTRHTPSCLFQDVDERAAPLLGYLPQDLLGAPVLLFLHPEDRPLMLAIHKKILQLAGQPFDHSPIRFCARNGEYVTMDTSWAGFVHPWSRKVAFVLGRHKVRTAPLNEDVFTPPAPSPAPSLDTDIQELSEQIHRLLLQPVHSPSPTGLCGVGPVTSPGPLHSPGSSSDSNGGDAEGPGPPAPVTFQQICKDVHLVKHQGQQLFIESRARPQSRPRLPATGTFKAKALPCQSPDPELEAGSAPVQAPLALVPEEAERKEASSCSYQQINCLDSILRYLESCNLPSTTKRKCASSSSYTTSSASDDDRQRTGPVSVGTKKDPPSAVLSGEGATPRKEPVVGGTLSPLALANKAESVVSVTSQCSFSSTIVHVGDKKPPESDIIMMEDLPGLAPGPAPSPAPSPTVAPDPAPDAYRPVGLTKAVLSLHTQKEEQAFLSRFRDLGRLRGLDSSSTAPSALGERGCHHGPAPPSRRHHCRSKAKRSRHHQNPRAEAPCYVSHPSPVPPSTPWPTPPATTPFPAVVQPYPLPVFSPRGGPQPLPPAPTSVPPAAFPAPLVTPMVALVLPNYLFPTPSSYPYGALQTPAEGPPTPASHSPSPSLPALPPSPPHRPDSPLFNSRCSSPLQLNLLQLEELPRAEGAAVAGGPGSSAGPPPPSAEAAEPEARLAEVTESSNQDALSGSSDLLELLLQEDSRSGTGSAASGSLGSGLGSGSGSGSHEGGSTSASITRSSQSSHTSKYFGSIDSSEAEAGAARGGAEPGDQVIKYVLQDPIWLLMANADQRVMMTYQVPSRDMTSVLKQDRERLRAMQKQQPRFSEDQRRELGAVHSWVRKGQLPRALDVMACVDCGSSTQDPGHPDDPLFSELDGLGLEPMEEGGGEQGSSGGGSGEGEGCEEAQGGAKASSSQDLAMEEEEEGRSSSSPALPTAGNCTS; encoded by the exons ATGAGTGGCCCCCTAGAAGGGGCTGATGGGGGAGGAGACCCCAGGCCTGGGGAATCATTTTGTCCTGGGGGCGTCCCATCCCCTGGGCCCCCACAGCACCGGCCTTGCCCAGGCCCCAGCCTGGCCGATGACACCGATGCCAACAGCAATGGTTCAAGCGGCAATGAGTCCAACGGGCATGAGTCTAGAGGCGCATCTCAGCGGAGCTCACACAGCTCCTCCTCAGGCAACGGCAAGGACTCAGCCCTGCTGGAGACCACTGAGAGCAGCAAGAG CACAAACTCTCAGAGCCCATCCCCACCCAGCAGTTCCATTGCCTACAGCCTCCTGAGTGCCAGCTCAGAGCAGGACAACCCGTCCACCAGTGGCTGCAG CAGTGAACAGTCAGCCCGGGCAAGGACTCAGAAGGAACTCATGACAGCACTTCGAGAGCTCAAGCTTCGACTGCCGCCAGAGCGCCGGGGCAAGGGCCGCTCTGGGACCCTGGCCACGCTGCAGTACGCACTGGCCTGTGTCAAGCAGGTGCAGG CCAACCAGGAATACTACCAGCAGTGGAGCCTGGAGGAGGGCGAGCCTTGCTCCATGGACATGTCCACCTATACCCTGGAGGAGCTGGAGCACATCACGTCTGAGTACACACTTCAGAACCAG GATACCTTCTCAGTGGCTGTCTCCTTCCTGACGGGCCGAATCGTCTACATTTCGGAGCAGGCAGCTGTCCTGCTGCGTTGCAAGCGGGACGTGTTCCGGGGTACCCGCTTCTCTGAGCTCCTGGCTCCCCAGGATGTGGGAGTCTTCTATGGTTCCACTGCTCCATCTCGCCTGCCCACCTGGGGCACAGGGGCCTCAGCAG gtTCAGGCCTCAGGGACTTTACCCAGGAGAAGTCCGTCTTCTGCCGTATCAG AGGAGGTCCTGACCGGGATCCAGGGCCTCGGTACCAGCCATTCCGCCTAACCCCGTATGTGACCAAGATCCGGGTCTCAGATGGGGCCCCTGCACAGCCGTGCTGCCTGCTGATTGCAGAGCGCATCCATTCGGGTTACGAAG CTCCCCGGATACCCCCTGACAAGAGGATTTTCACTACACGGCACACACCCAGCTGCCTCTTCCAGGATGTGGATGAAAG GGCTGCCCCCCTGCTGGGCTACCTGCCCCAGGACCTCCTGGGGGCCCCAGTGCTCCTGTTCCTGCATCCTGAGGACCGACCCCTCATGCTGGCTATCCACAAGAAGA TCCTGCAGTTGGCGGGCCAGCCCTTTGACCACTCCCCTATCCGCTTCTGTGCCCGCAACGGGGAGTATGTCACCATGGACACCAGCTGGGCTGGCTTTGTGCACCCCTGGAGCCGCAAGGTAGCCTTCGTGTTGGGCCGCCACAAAGTACGCAC GGCCCCCCTGAATGAGGACGTGTTCACTCCCCCGGCCCCCAGCCCAGCTCCCTCCCTGGACACTGATATCCAGGAGCTATCAGAGCAGATCCACCGGCTGCTGCTGCAG CCCGtccacagccccagccccacagGACTCTGTGGAGTCGGCCCTGTGACATCCCCAGGCCCTCTCCACAGCCCTGGGTCCTCCAGTGATAGCAACGGGGGTGATGCAGAGGGGCCTGGGCCTCCTGCGCCA GTGACTTTCCAGCAGATCTGTAAGGATGTGCATCTGGTGAAGCACCAGGGCCAGCAGCTTTTTATTGAGTCTCGGGCCCGGCCTCAGTCCCGGCCCCGCCTCCCTG CTACAGGCACGTTCAAGGCCAAGGCCCTTCCCTGCCAATCCCCAGACCCAGAGCTGGAGGCGGGTTCTGCTCCCGTCCAGGCCCCACTAGCCTTGGTCCCTGAGGAGGCCGAGAGGAAAGAAGCCTCCAGCTGCTCCTACCAACAGATCAACTGCCTGGACAGCATCCTCAG GTACCTGGAGAGCTGCAACCTCCCCAGCACCACTAAGCGTAAatgtgcctcctcctcctcctatacCACCTCCTCAGCCTCTGACGACGACAGGCAGAGGACAGGTCCAGTCTCTGTGGGGACCAAGAAAG ATCCGCCGTCAGCAGTGCTGTCTGGGGAGGGGGCCACCCCACGGAAGGAGCCAGTGGTGGGAGGCACCCTGAGCCCGCTCGCCCTGGCCAATAAGGCGGAGAGCGTGGTGTCCGTCACCAGTCAGTGTAGCTTCAGCTCCACCATCGTCCATGTGGGAGACAAGAAGCCCCCGGAGTCGG ACATCATCATGATGGAGGACctgcctggcctagccccaggcccagcccccagcccagcccccagccccacagTAGCCCCTGACCCAGCCCCAGATGCCTACCGTCCAGTGGGGCTGACCAAGGCCGTGCTGTCCCTGCACACACAGAAGGAAGAGCAAGCCTTCCTCAGCCGCTTCCGAGACCTGGGCAGGCTGCGTGGACTCGACAGCTCTTCCACAGCTCCCTCAGCCCTTGGCGAGCGAG GCTGCCACCACGGCCCCGCACCCCCAAGCCGCCGACACCACTGCCGATCCAAAGCCAAGCGCTCACGCCACCACCAGAACCCTCGGGCTGAAGCGCCCTGCTATGTCTCACACCCCTCACCCGTGCCACCCTCCACCCCCTGGCCCACCCCACCAGCCACTACCCCCTTCCCAGCGGTTGTCCAGCCCTACCCTCTCCCAGTGTTCTCTCCTCGAGGAGGCCCCCAGCCTCTTCCCCCTGCTCCCACATCTGTGCCCCCAGCTGCTTTCCCCGCCCCTTTGGTGACCCCAATGGTGGCCTTGGTGCTCCCTAACTATCTGTTCCCAACCCCATCCAGCTATCCTTATGGGGCACTCCAGACCCCTGCTGAAGGGCCTCCCACTCCTGCCTCGCACTCCCCTTCTCCATCCTTGCCCGCCCTCCCCCCTAGTCCTCCTCACCGCCCGGACTCTCCACTGTTCAACTCGAGATGCAGCTCTCCACTCCAGCTCAATCTGCTGCAACTGGAGGAGCTCCCCCGTGCTGAGGGGGCTGCTGTTGCAGGAGGCCCTGGGAGCAGTGCCGGGCCCCCACCTCCCAGTGCGGAGGCTGCTGAGCCAGAGGCCAGACTG gcGGAGGTCACTGAGTCCTCCAATCAGGACGCACTTTCCGGCTCCAGTGACCTGCTCGAACTTCTGCTGCAAGAGGACTCGCGCTCCGGCACAGGCTCCGCAGCCTCGGGCTCCTTGGGCTCTGGCTTGGGCTCTGGGTCTGGTTCAGGCTCCCATGAGGGGGGCAGCACCTCAGCCAGCATCACTC GCAGCAGCCAGAGCAGCCACACAAGCAAATACTTTGGCAGCATCGACTCTTccgaggctgaggctggggctgctCGGGGCGGGGCTGAGCCCGGGGATCAGGTGATTAAGTACGTGCTCCAGGATCCCATTTGGCTGCTCATGGCCAATGCTGACCAGCGCGTCATGATGACCTACCAGGTGCCCTCCAG GGACATGACCTCTGTGCTGAAGCAGGATCGGGAGCGGCTCCGAGCCATGCAGAAGCAGCAGCCTCGGTTTTCTGAGGATCAGCGGCGGGAACTGGGCGCTGTGCACTCCTGGGTCCGGAAGGGCCAACTGCCTCGGGCTCTTGATGTGATG GCCTGTGTGGACTGTGGGAGCAGCACCCAAGATCCTGGTCACCCTGATGACCCACTCTTCTCAGAGCTGGATGGACTGGGGCTGGAGCCCATGGAAGAGGGTGGAGGCGAGCAGGGCAGCAGCGGTGGCGGCAGTGGTGAGGGAGAGGGCTGCGAGGAGGCCCAAGGCGGGGCCAAGGCTTCAAGCTCTCAGGACTTGgccatggaggaggaggaagaaggcagGAGCTCATCCAGTCCAGCCTTACCTACAGCAGGAAACTGCACCAGCTAG